In a genomic window of Chrysemys picta bellii isolate R12L10 chromosome 1, ASM1138683v2, whole genome shotgun sequence:
- the LOC135980772 gene encoding uncharacterized protein LOC135980772, protein MESSQDRKRAPAWTEREVRDLLAIWGNEAVIAELRSSKRNGKVLEKISKAMKDRGHNRDTQQCRVKIKELRQAYHKAREANGRSGAEPQTCRYYAELHAILGGAATTTPTVCYDSLTGETHREDGSGNEEDDDGGTVGSSQQQGSGETGFPNSQDMFVTLDLEPVTPELTQDPQGTQETSAANVSPSQRLVNIRKRKRRTRDEMFTELQMSAHADRAQQNAWRQSMSEMRKAQYEREERWRAESRDEQSKWRAEDDRWRQLADRRQEAMLRLLEHQTDMLERMVELQERQQEQRPPLQPLCNQQPSSPSSIASSPRRPRTRWGGLRPPSHSTPDDRPSIRRLAFNKS, encoded by the exons atggagtcctcccaggatcgcaaaagagctccagcatggaccgaacgggaggtacgagatctgctcgccatatggggaaatgaagcagtgatagctgaactccgtagcagtaaaagaaatggaaaagtattagaaaagatctccaaggccatgaaggaccgaggccataacagggacacacagcagtgccgcgtgaaaattaaggagctacggcaagcttaccacaaagccagagaagcaaacggaaggtccggggcagagccgcaaacttgccgctactacgcggagctgcatgcgatcctagggggtgcagccaccactaccccaaccgtgtgctatgactctctcactggagaaacacacagggaagacggttcggggaacgaggaagatgacgatggaggtactgtaggtagctcacagcagcaaggaagcggagaaaccggtttccccaacagccaggatatgtttgtgaccctggacctggaaccagtaacccccgaactcacccaagaccctcagggcacacaggagacctctg ctgcaaatgtttctccttcgcagaggctcgtgaacattagaaagagaaaacgtaggacgagggacgagatgttcacggagctgcagatgtccgcccacgctgatagagcacagcagaatgcgtggaggcagtcaatgtcggagatgagaaaagcccaatatgaacgagaggagaggtggcgggctgaatcgcgggatgaacagagtaagtggcgggctgaagacgataggtggcgtcagcttgcagacagacggcaagaggcaatgctccgtctgctggagcatcaaactgatatgctcgagcgtatggttgagttgcaggaaaggcagcaggagcagagaccgccgctgcagcccctgtgtaaccaacagccctcctccccaagttccatagcctcctcaccaagacgcccaagaacacggtgggggggcctccgtccacccagtcactccaccccagatgatcgcccaagcatcagaaggctggccttcaataagagttaa